Genomic window (Bosea vaviloviae):
CCGGCTGTTTCCCTCATCGGAGTGGCAATATTTCTACAGGGCTATAAACGCACAGATCACTAACGCACAGATCACTTTTGAACCCGGCGACGACGGGCGAGCCGCACGTCTGATCCTCCACGAGAATGGCAGCGACCGGATTGCTGTTCGCGTAGCGTAGTCTTCGAGGGAAACCACCTAGCTCACGCTCTTAGCAAACCGGCGCTAGGTGATCGCCAGCTTCATCCGCTGCGCCACCGCCTCCAGCCTCTTGTCACGCGTCCATAATCGCGCATCCCCCATCAAGCGCGTCGCGGCGATGAGATGGGCGTCGACATGGCCGATCCCTATCCCGGCCAATCTCTCGCGCTCGATCAGCAGCAGAAGCTCGGCGTGCGTCGCGACCGCCGCCTGCGGCAAGCCCTGCAATGCGTCGATGACGACAGAGCGTTGACGCAACGTGCCGAGCGCGAGCTCGGCAGTCACGAACGGGTGGCCCAGGACCTGTCCGGCCTCGAGCAGGGCGCCGAGCTTCGCATCGGCCCGGCGGAAGTGATCGATCCAGACGGAGGTATCGACCAGGATCACGCGGCGTCGGGCCGCCGGCGCGGCGCGGCTTCAGCCGCCGTGTCCGATCCGCCAAGTCGCGCAAGCCGCCTAGCACTTTCACGCTCGATCAGCGCCGTCAGCGCCTCGCGCAGCAGCGCGCTGCGCTCACGCAGGCCCGTATAGGCTTGCGCCTTGGCGAGCAATTCATCGTCCAGCGCCACGGTCGTCCGCATCAGATGCTCTCCTTGCAGGCGTCAAGATTAGCATCAATCGATGCGCTTTTCCATGCCTGAGCGAAACGGCACCCAAGTCGGAAACATCCGACTTGGGTTGGCGAGGGTTCCCCGCGCCTGCTGGACTTCGGGCTGCGCAACCTTCTCCTCTCGCGGAGAAGGCAAGGCACCTTCCCCAACGCAAGCCCGAGATTGAGTCACCTCGGAAAGGTCGATACGGTCCCGCTCCCAAAGATCCGAACGGGAGAAACGGCGATGGCCTGGGCTCGACTGGCTGGTGTTGCGATGGCCCTGATGGCTTTGTCTGGCGCAGCCCATGCGGATGCGACGATCCCGACCAAGGACATCGCGGACGTGAAGGATAACCCCATGCTGAAGCGCTATGAGGGCTCCTTCATCGTCAGCGGCTCGAGTTCGGCCTTCACCGATTTCAAGGTTCCGCTCGCCAGGCTGGAGCAGACCGACAAGCGCGACGCAATGAACAATATCCTGTTCGTGCCCAAGCAGGAGCAGGAGGTCGAAGGCGCCTTCACCCGCCTGGTCTATGTCACGCCCGCCAATCGCTCGCCATTGGAGGTGCTGCGCAACTACCAGGACGAGGTCGAGGCGGCCGGCGGCTCGGTGCTGTTTGCCTGCAAGACCGAGGGCTGCGGCGGCGAGCACACCCGCTCGTCGAGCGGCGGCGGCGGCGAATCCAGCCTGATGATGTATTTCTTCCGCGAGGCGGACATCAAGGATGCGAGCTTCTCGAACGGCGCCTGCGCCGTCACTGGCACGATCAGCGACCAGCGCTTCTTTGCGGCCAAATTGCCGCGCCCCGGCGGCGAGGCCTATGTCACGGTCCAGACCTATCAGCTCGGCGACAATACCTATTGCACGGCGCTGACCGGCCGCACGGTCGCTGTGGTCCATATCGTCGAGCCAAGATCGCGCGAGAAGAAGATGACCGAGGTGAAGGCGCAGGAGATGGCGCGCTCCCTGGGCTCGACCGGCAAGATTGCGCTCTACGGCATCCTGTTCGACACCAACAAGACCGAGATCAAGCCGGAATCGGCCGCGACCCTGCAGGAGATCGCCGCGTTGATGAAGTCGGATGCGAGGCTCGCCGTCATCGTCGTCGGCCACACCGACAATCAGGGCGGCTACGACTACAATGTCGATCTCTCGCGTCGTCGCGCCGACGCCGTGATCAAGGCGCTCGCCGCAGACTACAAGCTCGACGCCAAGCGCTTCCGCGCGGCGGGCGTCGGCATGGTCGCTCCCGTCGCCAGCAATGACGCCGAAGAGGGCCGCAGCCAGAACCGCCGCGTCGAGCTGGTGAAGCTGAACTGAGGTCCGGAGCGTTTTCGAGCGAAGTGGATACCGGTTCGCGTGAAGAAACCGCGTTGCTACAATGAGCTACAGCAATGTCCGATCGAGTTGGATCGGACATTGCTGTAGCCTTGCGCCGCAAGGCAGCCCCTCGCGCAGAGCATGGAACGACGCCTGCACACCACGCGTTCCAGCGTGGGGCGTGGTTTCGCGGAGGTTCATGCCATGGTCATCGCCGGTCTCGTCGCAATCTCACTGTCCTCCGGCATGGTGCTGCCGGTCGCCGACAGGCCGCCCCGCTTCAGCATCGAACAGGCCTGCCGCCATGCCGGAGAGCCCGTCACCGGCGTCGGCCGCCCCAACCAGGCTTGCCGCGACGACGAGAGCAAGGCGGCAGTCGATTTGCAGCAGCAATGGGCGAAATATCCGCCGGTGCAGCGCGCCACCTGCGTCGAGGGCGCGGGGCTGGGCGGCCCGCCGAGCTATGTCCAGGTGCTGACCTGCCTGGAGATGGCCGCGCATAAGTGAGTTCGGCCGCCCGTCACGGGGTTGCCCGTCCCTGGTGCAGGATCGCCGCCCTCAGCAGCAGATAGAGCACGCTGGCATTGAGCAGATGCCAGAGCCAGTGCGTGCCCATGCTCCAGCCGCCGCAGAGTGCTCCGTCCAGTGTGCGAAAGGCCAGCGATAGGGCAAACACCAACCCCGCCAAGCCGACCAATCGCGCCGTATCCCGGCCGCCCGGCCGGCGCAGCAAGGCGCCGGCAACGCCAATGAGCCCCAGCAGGAAGGCAGCATAGCCGGCCGAGCCACGCGCCGGCTGCGGCAGCAACCAGCCGATCCCGCTGGCGAGCAGCAGCGCGAAGCCGAAGAAGGCGAGCGTCCCCAGCACTGCAGCCTGCCAGGGCAAGCCGAAGAAGCGCATCAGCGCCAGGCCGAAATAGGAGAAGGCGAAGAGCTGGATCGGCACGACATCGGCAGCCAGCGTCCAGCCCTGCGGCATGGTGTGGTAGAGGAAGGAGCCGATGCCGATCGCAAAGACCAGCGCGATGAGCGCCAGCGTTGGCCGGTCCAGCCCGCTGCTGCGCCGCCAGAGCTGAAAGGCCGCGACAGCCGCCAGCAGGAAGGCTCCGTTCGTCAGAGCATTCCAGGGCTCGGCCCAGAACGCGCCGCTCAACCGCTCGCAATAGCCGTAGCTCAGCACCGTTCGATTCCCCTGAAGGTCCTCTTGCCTCCCGAACGCCCCTCTTGCCAGTGCTCCACGACATTGGTGTTGCGCGCCCCGCGATGGGCTGGCAGCAAGCCTCTCCCGTGGCCGCCTTGCACGGGTCCGATCACGCCGGATTTGGCGAGCATCATGAGGAAACCTTAAACCAAAGCCGACAAATCCACTGCACGCCCAAACGGAGTTTTAGATAGTCGGCGGCATGGTCGCGCCCATGCACGCCCCGGGACCGGTCATCGACGCCGCCGCAACAGCTGCGCCGACACCGGCGCAGGCTGGCCTCTATGCCGAGCAGCGGAGGAAGGGTTTTGGGCGCCTGCGCTTCTCACCCTCCTTGGAGCGCGAATACCGCCAGCATATGCGCCAGGATCAGCGCATCAGCGCGCTGATCTGCTCGGCGACCGCGCTCGCGATCTGGCTCGCCTTCATGGCGCTCGATCTCTGGCGGCTCGACCTGCACCGCGAGCTCGCCGAGCGGCATTACGATGTCTGGATCACAGTCACCCTGCGCCTGGTCGTGCTGACGATCCTGCTGCTGCTGATCCAGCGTCTGGCGAGCCGGGGCCGCAATGAGGGCAAGCCTCCATCGCCCAGTTATCCCTGGCTGTCGTTCCTGGCTCTGGTCCTGATCGGCACATCCAGTGCCATCAGCGCCAATGTCATGAAGCTGCGGGACCTCGCCCATGCCGACATGGCGCAGTTCGTCATCATCATCGCGGTCTTCCTGCCGGTTGGGATGACCTTCCGCCAAAGCCTCGGCGCTGCGACGCTGATCGCCGTGGCGACCGCCCTGCTCGGCGGCGTGATGCTCGATCCCAGCCATATGCGCGAACATATCCGGCTCTCGACCCTGGTGTTCTTCGCCGTTTTCGTCGGCGCCGTCGGGGCCTATCTGCGCGAATATGCTCAGCGCGACCAGTTCCTGCTGCGCCGCCTGCTGCATCACTACGCCATGTTCGACGCGCTGACCGGCATCGGCAATCGCCGCTTCTTCGAGCAGCACGCCGCGACCGCCCTGCTGCAGGCGCAGCGCGAGGGCGCGGGCGTGGTGCTCGCCATCCTCGATGTCGATCACTTCAAGAAGTTCAACGACCGCTACGGCCATCAGACCGGAGATCTTGCGCTCAGCCTGGTCGCGCGCAGCCTCAGGACCGGCCTGCGCCGGCCGATGGACCTCGCCGCCCGGCTCGGCGGAGAGGAATTCGGCCTGCTGCTCTACGGAACCGGGCCGGAGCAGGCCCAGGTCCTGCTCGACAGCATCGTCGCCGCCATCGTCGAGCTTGCCATTCCCCATGATTCCTCGGCGACGGCGCCGCATCTCACCGTCAGCATCGGCGCGGCCTGTTTCGACGGGCACGAGACGCTGCAAAGCCTCTACCGGCGCGCCGACGCGGTTTTGTACGAGAGCAAGACCGGCGGCCGGAACCGGGCGGGGTTGGATTGGCCAAGATCAGTGGTTGCCCTGGCCAGCCGCAGACCGCAAACTCGGCGCCGCAATTGAATCAAGGGATCGGGCAATGCCGCGCCAGACGCTGACGATGCTGGGCCTGCTGGGCTTTGGCCTCATGGCCGCCTCCACGGCTCCCGCCCGCGCCGAGACCTG
Coding sequences:
- a CDS encoding type II toxin-antitoxin system VapC family toxin, which codes for MILVDTSVWIDHFRRADAKLGALLEAGQVLGHPFVTAELALGTLRQRSVVIDALQGLPQAAVATHAELLLLIERERLAGIGIGHVDAHLIAATRLMGDARLWTRDKRLEAVAQRMKLAIT
- a CDS encoding type II toxin-antitoxin system VapB family antitoxin, with the protein product MRTTVALDDELLAKAQAYTGLRERSALLREALTALIERESARRLARLGGSDTAAEAAPRRRPDAA
- a CDS encoding OmpA family protein, coding for MAWARLAGVAMALMALSGAAHADATIPTKDIADVKDNPMLKRYEGSFIVSGSSSAFTDFKVPLARLEQTDKRDAMNNILFVPKQEQEVEGAFTRLVYVTPANRSPLEVLRNYQDEVEAAGGSVLFACKTEGCGGEHTRSSSGGGGESSLMMYFFREADIKDASFSNGACAVTGTISDQRFFAAKLPRPGGEAYVTVQTYQLGDNTYCTALTGRTVAVVHIVEPRSREKKMTEVKAQEMARSLGSTGKIALYGILFDTNKTEIKPESAATLQEIAALMKSDARLAVIVVGHTDNQGGYDYNVDLSRRRADAVIKALAADYKLDAKRFRAAGVGMVAPVASNDAEEGRSQNRRVELVKLN
- a CDS encoding ceramidase domain-containing protein; amino-acid sequence: MLSYGYCERLSGAFWAEPWNALTNGAFLLAAVAAFQLWRRSSGLDRPTLALIALVFAIGIGSFLYHTMPQGWTLAADVVPIQLFAFSYFGLALMRFFGLPWQAAVLGTLAFFGFALLLASGIGWLLPQPARGSAGYAAFLLGLIGVAGALLRRPGGRDTARLVGLAGLVFALSLAFRTLDGALCGGWSMGTHWLWHLLNASVLYLLLRAAILHQGRATP
- a CDS encoding GGDEF domain-containing protein; translation: MVAPMHAPGPVIDAAATAAPTPAQAGLYAEQRRKGFGRLRFSPSLEREYRQHMRQDQRISALICSATALAIWLAFMALDLWRLDLHRELAERHYDVWITVTLRLVVLTILLLLIQRLASRGRNEGKPPSPSYPWLSFLALVLIGTSSAISANVMKLRDLAHADMAQFVIIIAVFLPVGMTFRQSLGAATLIAVATALLGGVMLDPSHMREHIRLSTLVFFAVFVGAVGAYLREYAQRDQFLLRRLLHHYAMFDALTGIGNRRFFEQHAATALLQAQREGAGVVLAILDVDHFKKFNDRYGHQTGDLALSLVARSLRTGLRRPMDLAARLGGEEFGLLLYGTGPEQAQVLLDSIVAAIVELAIPHDSSATAPHLTVSIGAACFDGHETLQSLYRRADAVLYESKTGGRNRAGLDWPRSVVALASRRPQTRRRN